In Wenyingzhuangia fucanilytica, the following are encoded in one genomic region:
- a CDS encoding glycoside hydrolase family 5 protein: MNTFKLATVIVLTFVFISCKKASMDDIGNNTPPVEEDVNPIVPPEGVLLPNQLIAKMRRGINLGNTFESWKKTDDESFTGSGYLDIDGYNLWREPFGTNYFTEVANAGFTNVRIPVNFNNYTKPHWNNIPDEATIDSFKIQGAFLNYLETYIDAALAAGLVVVLDTHHEDWIVKMTDADETVYYTNDSKELEKRKLRFKAIWTIISERFKNKSDDLVFEIINEPYFHLTVGDMDEINEFTLDIIRKTNPTRKVIVVGGNSNPSGAASNAHIATQNLDSDFLKSDPYLIATFHYYKPFKFTSSGRLQYTDNDWGTAADKEELAANFKELSTWAKQNNIPIYLGEFGADNVNGTIYGSLDKSGNYKNSDTDGKDDTEGGPDATSREAYYRYIAEKCEEYGYSYAVWCTGRKGGKSIYLEESKDLGKRTDDGFIPEILNALMLK, encoded by the coding sequence ATGAATACATTTAAGTTAGCAACAGTAATAGTACTCACATTTGTTTTTATTTCTTGTAAAAAAGCAAGTATGGATGATATTGGTAATAATACTCCTCCTGTAGAGGAAGATGTAAATCCTATAGTTCCACCAGAGGGTGTTTTGCTTCCAAATCAGTTAATAGCCAAAATGAGAAGAGGTATTAATTTGGGAAATACTTTTGAATCTTGGAAAAAAACAGATGATGAGTCATTTACAGGTTCAGGTTATTTAGATATTGATGGGTATAATTTGTGGAGAGAGCCTTTTGGAACCAATTATTTTACAGAGGTAGCAAATGCAGGGTTTACAAATGTTAGAATTCCTGTAAATTTTAATAACTACACCAAACCACATTGGAACAATATTCCAGATGAAGCTACAATTGATAGTTTTAAAATTCAAGGAGCATTTTTAAATTATTTAGAAACTTATATTGATGCTGCTTTAGCTGCTGGTTTAGTTGTAGTGCTAGATACTCATCACGAGGATTGGATAGTGAAGATGACAGATGCTGATGAAACTGTTTATTATACCAATGATAGTAAAGAATTGGAAAAACGAAAACTTAGATTTAAAGCGATATGGACAATTATTTCTGAGCGTTTTAAGAATAAATCAGATGATTTGGTGTTTGAAATAATTAATGAGCCGTATTTTCATTTAACAGTTGGTGATATGGATGAAATTAATGAGTTTACTTTAGATATTATTAGAAAAACAAATCCAACAAGAAAAGTAATTGTTGTAGGAGGGAACAGCAATCCTTCTGGGGCTGCAAGTAATGCTCACATTGCTACTCAGAATTTAGATAGTGATTTCTTAAAATCAGATCCTTATTTAATAGCAACATTTCATTATTACAAACCTTTTAAATTTACAAGTTCTGGTAGACTGCAGTATACAGATAATGACTGGGGTACAGCAGCTGATAAAGAAGAACTAGCTGCAAATTTTAAAGAGCTTAGTACATGGGCTAAACAAAATAACATTCCTATTTATTTAGGAGAATTTGGAGCAGATAATGTAAACGGAACCATTTATGGGTCTTTAGATAAGTCAGGGAATTATAAAAATAGTGATACTGATGGTAAAGATGATACAGAAGGCGGACCTGATGCTACATCAAGAGAAGCATACTATAGATATATAGCTGAAAAATGTGAAGAGTATGGGTATAGTTACGCGGTTTGGTGTACAGGTAGAAAAGGAGGAAAGTCAATTTATTTAGAAGAAAGTAAAGACTTGGGAAAAAGAACTGATGATGGTTTTATTCCAGAAATTTTAAATGCGTTGATGTTAAAATAA
- the leuB gene encoding 3-isopropylmalate dehydrogenase, producing MELKIALLAGDGIGPEVIEQAVKVSDAVAAKFGHEITWRPALTGAAAIDAVGEPYPDSTHEVCATSDAVLFGAIGLPRFDNDPSNPVRPEQGLLKMRKKLGLFANVRPTFTFPSLLDKSPLKRERIEGTDLVFLRELTGGIYFGEKGRKDGGETAFDNCVYTREEVIRLAKKGFELAMTRSKRLCCVDKANVLETSRLWRETVQSMEKDYPEVEVSYELVDAVAMRLVQWPNSYDVLITENLFGDILTDEASVISGSMGLMPSASMGADIALFEPIHGSYPQATGLNIANPMATILSAAMMFENFGLQEEGKAIRNAVNNALEEGIVTEDLANGGKSYGTKEVGDWLAVNI from the coding sequence ATGGAATTAAAGATTGCATTATTAGCTGGTGACGGAATTGGACCAGAAGTAATTGAACAAGCAGTAAAAGTTTCTGATGCAGTAGCTGCAAAATTTGGACATGAAATAACTTGGAGACCAGCCTTAACTGGTGCTGCTGCTATTGATGCAGTAGGGGAGCCTTATCCAGACTCTACTCATGAAGTTTGTGCAACTTCTGATGCAGTATTATTTGGAGCTATTGGTTTACCTAGATTTGATAACGACCCAAGTAACCCTGTAAGACCAGAGCAAGGATTGTTAAAAATGAGAAAGAAATTAGGATTGTTTGCTAATGTACGTCCTACATTTACTTTTCCATCTTTATTAGATAAATCTCCTTTAAAAAGAGAGCGTATAGAAGGTACTGACTTAGTTTTCTTAAGAGAATTAACAGGAGGTATTTACTTTGGAGAAAAAGGAAGAAAAGACGGAGGAGAAACTGCTTTTGATAACTGTGTGTACACAAGAGAAGAAGTAATCCGTTTGGCTAAAAAAGGATTTGAATTGGCAATGACACGTTCTAAAAGATTGTGTTGTGTAGACAAGGCAAACGTATTAGAAACTTCTCGTTTATGGAGAGAAACTGTACAGTCTATGGAAAAAGATTATCCAGAAGTTGAGGTTTCTTATGAATTGGTAGATGCGGTAGCGATGCGTTTGGTACAATGGCCAAACTCTTATGATGTATTGATTACTGAAAACTTATTTGGAGATATTTTAACCGATGAGGCTTCTGTAATCTCTGGATCTATGGGATTAATGCCATCTGCTTCTATGGGAGCTGATATTGCTTTATTCGAGCCTATTCACGGTTCTTATCCACAAGCGACAGGATTAAATATTGCTAACCCAATGGCAACTATTTTATCTGCTGCAATGATGTTTGAAAACTTTGGATTACAAGAAGAGGGTAAAGCAATTAGAAATGCTGTAAATAACGCCTTAGAAGAAGGTATTGTAACAGAAGATTTAGCTAATGGTGGTAAATCTTACGGAACAAAAGAGGTTGGAGATTGGCTAGCGGTAAACATATAG
- a CDS encoding alpha-isopropylmalate synthase regulatory domain-containing protein, whose protein sequence is MSRKKIEIMDTTLRDGEQTSGVSFAANEKLTIAQLLLEELKVDRIEIASARVSQGEFNAVKNITDWAKENGHINKIEVLTFVDKGTSIKWMIEAGAKVQNLLTKGSMNHLEHQLRKTPEQHFSEISESVKLANENGIETNVYLEDWSNGMRNSKEYVYQYLDFIVTQPVKRVMLPDTLGILTPQESFEYIKEIKDKYPTLHLDFHCHNDYDLSVANAMEAIKGGTDGLHLTLNGMGERAGNAPLASVVAVVNDFMPDYLVEVNEKALYKVSKMVEAFSGFKIPESKPIVGENVFTQTAGIHADGDNKKNLYYNDLLPKRFGRKRKYALGKTSGKANIQKNLQDLGLSLNDEELKLVTQRVIELGDKKELVTQNDLPYIISDVLNSNTIAEKVKVEAYVLTHAKGLKPSTTVSVSFEGEIVEESASGDGQYDAFIRALRKIYDKKGLVLPTLTDYAVRIPPGSNSDALCETVITWNLNGKEYKTRGLDSDQTVSAIMATEKMLNII, encoded by the coding sequence ATGAGCAGAAAGAAAATAGAAATAATGGATACTACACTTCGTGATGGTGAACAAACCTCAGGAGTGTCATTTGCAGCAAACGAAAAATTAACTATTGCTCAATTATTATTAGAGGAATTAAAAGTAGATCGTATAGAAATTGCCTCGGCACGTGTGTCTCAAGGCGAGTTTAATGCTGTTAAAAATATTACAGATTGGGCTAAGGAAAATGGTCATATCAATAAAATAGAAGTATTGACTTTTGTAGACAAAGGAACTTCTATTAAATGGATGATTGAAGCTGGTGCAAAAGTGCAAAACTTGTTAACTAAAGGTTCTATGAATCATTTAGAACATCAGTTAAGAAAAACACCTGAACAACATTTTTCAGAAATTTCAGAGTCAGTTAAATTGGCTAATGAAAATGGAATAGAAACCAATGTATACTTAGAAGACTGGTCTAATGGAATGCGTAACTCAAAAGAATACGTATATCAATATTTAGATTTTATAGTTACTCAGCCTGTAAAAAGAGTAATGCTTCCAGATACTTTAGGGATTTTAACTCCGCAAGAATCTTTTGAGTATATCAAAGAAATAAAAGATAAATACCCAACATTACACCTAGATTTTCACTGTCATAATGATTACGATTTAAGTGTTGCTAATGCGATGGAAGCCATTAAAGGTGGAACGGATGGTTTGCACTTAACATTAAACGGAATGGGAGAACGAGCAGGAAATGCTCCTTTGGCTAGTGTAGTGGCTGTGGTTAATGATTTTATGCCAGATTATTTGGTAGAGGTAAACGAAAAAGCTTTATACAAAGTAAGTAAAATGGTTGAGGCTTTTTCTGGATTTAAAATTCCAGAAAGTAAACCAATTGTAGGAGAGAATGTATTTACTCAAACTGCTGGAATTCATGCCGATGGTGACAATAAAAAGAATTTGTATTACAATGATTTGTTACCTAAGCGTTTTGGACGTAAGCGTAAATATGCTTTAGGAAAAACATCTGGTAAAGCCAATATTCAAAAAAACTTACAAGATTTAGGCTTAAGCTTAAATGATGAAGAGTTAAAATTGGTTACTCAAAGAGTAATTGAGTTAGGAGATAAAAAAGAGTTGGTTACTCAAAACGATTTGCCATATATTATTTCTGATGTGTTAAACTCTAATACCATTGCAGAAAAAGTAAAGGTAGAAGCATATGTTTTAACTCATGCCAAAGGTTTAAAACCATCAACAACAGTTTCTGTTTCTTTTGAAGGAGAAATTGTAGAAGAAAGCGCTAGCGGTGATGGTCAATATGATGCATTTATCAGAGCATTACGTAAAATTTATGATAAAAAAGGGTTAGTTTTGCCAACGCTAACCGATTATGCAGTACGTATACCACCTGGTTCTAATTCTGATGCTTTGTGTGAAACAGTTATCACATGGAATTTAAATGGGAAAGAGTATAAAACGCGTGGTTTAGATTCAGATCAAACAGTATCTGCAATTATGGCAACCGAAAAAATGTTGAACATTATATAA
- the leuD gene encoding 3-isopropylmalate dehydratase small subunit codes for MAYDKFEVLTSTAYPLPIENVDTDQIIPARFLKATERKDFDINFFRDWRFNADGTPKADFPLNKEIYAGSKILVGGRNFGSGSSREHAAWSVYDFGLRCVISSEFADIFKNNCLNVGVLPVQVSAEFADKLFAAIEADPKTEIKVDLPSQTVTLVATGESESFDINLYKKDNMLNGFDDIDYLKNIEGEITEFAANRPF; via the coding sequence ATGGCTTACGATAAATTTGAAGTATTAACAAGTACAGCTTATCCATTACCAATTGAGAATGTGGATACAGATCAAATCATTCCTGCTCGTTTCTTAAAAGCAACTGAGCGTAAAGATTTTGATATTAACTTTTTCCGTGACTGGAGATTTAATGCAGATGGAACTCCAAAAGCAGATTTCCCTTTAAATAAAGAGATTTATGCAGGATCTAAAATTTTAGTAGGAGGACGTAACTTTGGTTCTGGTTCTTCTAGAGAGCATGCAGCTTGGTCTGTATACGATTTTGGATTACGTTGTGTAATTTCATCTGAATTTGCAGATATCTTTAAAAACAACTGTTTAAACGTAGGGGTTTTACCTGTACAAGTTTCTGCAGAATTTGCTGATAAATTATTTGCAGCAATTGAAGCAGATCCTAAAACCGAAATCAAAGTAGATTTACCAAGCCAAACAGTTACTTTAGTAGCAACTGGTGAATCTGAATCTTTTGATATTAATCTTTACAAAAAAGATAATATGTTAAATGGTTTTGATGATATCGATTACTTAAAAAACATTGAAGGAGAAATTACTGAATTTGCAGCTAATAGACCTTTCTAA
- the leuC gene encoding 3-isopropylmalate dehydratase large subunit: protein MATTLFDKVWDSHVVRHVEDGPDVFFIDRHFIHEVTSPVAFLGLESRGNSVLYPERTFATADHNTPTINQHLPVEDALSANQLDALERNAKKHGISHWGLGDVNNGIVHVVGPENGITLPGATIVCGDSHTSTHGAFGAIAFGIGTSEVEMVLSTQCIMQSKPKAMRINVNGKLGLGVTPKDVALYIISKQTTSGATGFFVEYAGDVFEDMTMEGRMTVCNLSIEMGARGGMIAPDEKTFEYIKGRSQTPKGADWDKAMEYWKTLKTDEGAQFDVEFNYDAADIEPMITYGTNPGMGMGVTNSIPTAESVKGGVETYRKSLGYMDFHEGDSMIGKKIDFVFLGSCTNGRIEDFRAFCSVVKGRKKADHVTAWLVPGSHKVVDQIKEEGLDKIITEAGFVLREPGCSACLAMNDDKIPAGKLSVSTSNRNFEGRQGPGSRTLLASPLVAAASAVEGVVTDPRTLLV, encoded by the coding sequence ATGGCAACAACATTATTTGACAAAGTTTGGGATTCACATGTAGTGCGTCACGTAGAAGACGGACCAGATGTATTCTTTATCGATCGTCATTTTATCCATGAAGTTACAAGCCCAGTAGCCTTTTTAGGATTAGAAAGTAGAGGAAACAGTGTACTTTATCCAGAGCGTACATTCGCAACGGCAGATCACAACACTCCAACTATTAACCAACATTTACCTGTAGAAGATGCTTTATCTGCTAATCAGTTAGATGCTTTGGAAAGAAATGCTAAGAAGCATGGAATTTCTCACTGGGGATTAGGAGATGTTAACAACGGAATTGTACACGTAGTAGGACCAGAAAATGGGATTACTTTACCAGGTGCAACTATTGTTTGTGGAGATTCACATACATCAACTCACGGTGCTTTTGGAGCTATTGCTTTTGGTATTGGTACTTCTGAGGTAGAAATGGTATTATCTACTCAATGTATTATGCAGTCTAAGCCTAAAGCTATGCGTATCAACGTAAATGGTAAATTAGGATTAGGTGTAACTCCTAAAGATGTTGCTTTATACATTATTTCTAAGCAAACTACTTCTGGAGCTACAGGTTTCTTTGTAGAATATGCAGGAGATGTATTTGAAGATATGACTATGGAAGGTCGTATGACTGTGTGTAACTTGTCTATTGAGATGGGTGCTCGTGGTGGTATGATTGCTCCAGATGAAAAAACTTTTGAGTATATCAAAGGTCGTTCTCAAACTCCAAAAGGAGCTGATTGGGATAAGGCAATGGAATACTGGAAAACATTAAAAACTGATGAAGGTGCTCAGTTTGATGTAGAGTTTAACTACGATGCAGCAGATATCGAGCCAATGATTACTTACGGAACAAATCCAGGAATGGGAATGGGAGTAACTAATTCTATTCCTACTGCAGAGTCTGTAAAAGGTGGAGTTGAAACTTACCGTAAATCTTTAGGTTATATGGATTTCCACGAAGGAGATTCTATGATTGGTAAAAAGATTGACTTTGTATTCTTAGGATCTTGTACAAACGGACGTATAGAAGACTTTAGAGCTTTCTGTTCTGTGGTTAAAGGACGTAAAAAAGCAGATCATGTAACAGCATGGTTGGTTCCTGGATCTCACAAAGTAGTAGATCAGATTAAAGAAGAAGGATTAGATAAAATTATTACAGAAGCAGGTTTTGTATTAAGAGAGCCAGGATGTTCTGCATGTTTAGCAATGAATGATGATAAAATTCCAGCAGGAAAATTATCAGTTTCAACTTCTAACCGTAACTTCGAAGGACGTCAAGGACCAGGATCTAGAACTTTATTAGCTTCTCCATTAGTAGCTGCGGCTTCTGCTGTAGAAGGTGTGGTTACAGACCCAAGAACATTATTAGTATAA
- a CDS encoding Dabb family protein, which translates to MDNKVFYHNVFFWLKEPNSVEDCLAFETALQKFLNASIYTKTSAITKPAHTQREVVDNSYTYALLVSFETKAQHDLYQAEEAHQLFLKEAAYLWEKVQIFDSVAL; encoded by the coding sequence ATGGACAATAAAGTATTTTATCACAACGTATTTTTTTGGTTAAAAGAACCTAACAGTGTAGAAGATTGTTTAGCGTTTGAAACGGCTTTACAAAAGTTTTTAAACGCTTCTATTTATACAAAAACATCAGCAATAACAAAACCAGCTCATACCCAAAGAGAGGTAGTTGATAATAGTTATACTTATGCTTTGTTAGTGAGTTTTGAGACTAAAGCACAACACGATTTGTATCAGGCGGAAGAAGCACATCAATTGTTTTTAAAAGAGGCTGCTTATTTGTGGGAAAAAGTACAAATTTTTGATTCTGTTGCATTATAA
- the rsmI gene encoding 16S rRNA (cytidine(1402)-2'-O)-methyltransferase encodes MKLYLVPTPIGNLEDMTFRAINVLKEVDLVLAEDTRTSGKLMKHFEITTHMQSHHMHNEHKTVEQIVQKIKGGTKVALISDAGTPAISDPGFLLTRACIQNGIEVDCLPGATAFVPALVNSGLPNEKFVFEGFLPVKKGRQTRLQILAEEVRTIILYESPHKLVKTLTHLSEYLGADRQASVSRELTKMFEETQRGTLTELAQHYTNKPPKGEIVLVVAGK; translated from the coding sequence ATGAAATTATATTTAGTTCCTACACCTATTGGAAATTTAGAGGATATGACTTTTAGAGCGATTAACGTTTTAAAAGAAGTGGATTTGGTATTGGCAGAAGATACTCGTACTAGTGGAAAATTGATGAAACATTTTGAGATTACAACTCATATGCAAAGTCATCACATGCACAACGAACATAAAACCGTAGAGCAAATTGTTCAGAAAATTAAAGGAGGAACCAAAGTAGCGCTTATTTCTGATGCTGGAACTCCAGCCATTTCAGATCCTGGTTTTTTGTTAACTAGAGCTTGTATTCAAAACGGGATAGAGGTAGATTGTTTGCCTGGTGCAACAGCTTTTGTTCCGGCTTTGGTAAATTCAGGTTTACCAAATGAAAAGTTTGTTTTTGAAGGTTTCTTGCCTGTGAAAAAAGGTAGACAAACACGATTACAAATTTTAGCAGAAGAAGTAAGAACAATTATTTTGTACGAATCTCCTCATAAATTGGTAAAAACATTAACACATTTATCAGAATATTTAGGAGCAGATAGACAAGCTTCTGTGTCTAGGGAATTGACAAAAATGTTTGAAGAAACACAGAGAGGAACCTTAACAGAATTAGCCCAGCATTATACAAATAAACCTCCTAAAGGAGAAATTGTTTTGGTAGTGGCAGGTAAATAA
- a CDS encoding M43 family zinc metalloprotease, with product MVFRMGLVFTLMSVASSFAQQKSLGYKMTNANVRAAAFTGFVRCATVEFEQKLSQKYSNKPSEEVFEAWMSSKISQAKKSRFNGKLAAETYNIPVVIHIVHNGDEVNSIGNATSENISDAQARSQIEILNQDYRKMAGTPGGANSTGAAVDVQINFCLAKQDPSGFETTGIVRHNITPYNDNVDNGDDGADWETYEDVQAMKAATQWDPTRYLNIWTIRTGGESVEDGGLDDLLGFAQFPSNSGLQGIDVIGGNAVTDGVVIAFHAFGAYSQNDGSFLMNDQYNEGRTTTHEMGHWLGLRHIWGDNNNCGNGDYCLDTPDATEEHYDCSQTYDTCINDGLGNDMVENYMDYTTDGCMDTFTQDQKDRMITVMENSPRRVELLNSPVCNPPQYTNDDLNNFVLKPNPVIDKTLIVGFAEGMVKVSVFDAYGKVSYTEKVYDVDTFFSYELDLSRFTSGVYILLIENKNKKIVKRIIKK from the coding sequence ATGGTTTTTAGGATGGGTTTGGTTTTTACTTTAATGAGTGTAGCTTCATCATTTGCTCAGCAAAAAAGCTTAGGTTATAAAATGACCAACGCCAATGTTAGGGCTGCGGCTTTTACAGGTTTTGTAAGGTGTGCTACAGTTGAGTTTGAGCAAAAATTATCTCAGAAATATTCTAATAAACCTTCCGAAGAGGTTTTTGAAGCTTGGATGTCTTCCAAAATTTCACAAGCAAAAAAAAGTAGGTTCAATGGTAAATTAGCAGCAGAAACTTATAATATTCCTGTGGTGATTCACATCGTTCACAATGGTGATGAGGTAAACTCAATAGGAAATGCTACAAGTGAAAATATTTCTGATGCCCAGGCAAGATCTCAAATAGAAATTTTAAATCAAGATTATAGAAAAATGGCAGGTACTCCGGGTGGTGCAAACTCTACAGGAGCTGCTGTTGATGTTCAAATAAATTTTTGTTTGGCTAAACAAGATCCTAGTGGTTTTGAAACTACAGGAATTGTTAGGCATAATATTACTCCCTACAACGATAATGTTGACAATGGTGATGACGGAGCTGATTGGGAAACCTACGAAGATGTACAAGCAATGAAGGCTGCTACGCAATGGGATCCTACTAGATACTTAAATATTTGGACCATAAGAACTGGGGGAGAAAGTGTTGAAGATGGTGGCTTAGATGATTTGTTGGGTTTTGCTCAATTTCCAAGTAACTCAGGTTTACAAGGTATAGATGTTATTGGTGGAAATGCTGTTACAGATGGAGTCGTAATTGCTTTTCATGCTTTTGGTGCATATTCTCAAAATGATGGTTCTTTTTTAATGAATGATCAGTATAACGAAGGTAGAACAACAACTCACGAAATGGGGCATTGGTTAGGACTGAGACATATTTGGGGAGATAATAATAATTGTGGAAATGGAGATTATTGTTTAGATACTCCCGATGCTACCGAAGAACACTACGATTGTAGTCAAACCTATGATACTTGTATAAATGACGGCTTAGGAAACGATATGGTAGAAAACTATATGGATTATACTACTGATGGATGTATGGATACGTTTACCCAAGATCAAAAAGATAGAATGATTACGGTAATGGAAAATTCTCCACGAAGAGTGGAGTTATTAAATTCTCCAGTTTGCAATCCTCCACAATATACTAATGATGACTTAAATAACTTTGTATTAAAGCCAAATCCGGTTATAGATAAAACTTTAATAGTAGGTTTTGCAGAGGGAATGGTTAAAGTTTCTGTATTTGATGCTTATGGAAAAGTTTCTTACACAGAAAAGGTTTATGATGTTGATACTTTTTTTTCTTACGAATTAGATCTTAGTCGTTTTACATCAGGAGTCTATATTTTATTGATTGAGAATAAGAATAAAAAAATTGTAAAAAGAATTATTAAGAAATAG
- a CDS encoding GH3 auxin-responsive promoter family protein — translation MSIKSKIALPFAKAIRKQVYRWANNPIETQEKVFQYLIKNAKTTAFGKDHNFENIKNYEDFKKQVPVNDYEGIRAYVDRIVAGESDVLWKGRPLYYAKTSGTTSGAKYIPITKESMPTHIKAARNALLFYIAETGDASFVDGKMMFLQGSPVLSDLKGVKLGRLSGIAAHYVPSYLQKNRLPSWETNCIEDWETKVNAVVEETVNEDMSVISGIPSWVQMYFEKLQEKTGKTIAELFPKFNFFVYGGVNFEPYKSKFESLIGKKIDYVELYPASEGFIAYQDSQTEKGMLLQLNSGIFYEFIPADQFFEENPPRLSIGEVQLGVNYVIILNTTAGLWGYNIGDTVEFTTLAPYRIKVTGRIKHFISAFGEHVIGKEVEKALNDAIIETDVTVSEFTVAPQVTPENGLPYHEWFIEFENEPKDMEAFAAKIDKSMQEQNIYYLDLITGSVLRPLVVTKVKKGGFHEYMKSIGKFGGQNKIPQLSDNRKIADVLQNFKA, via the coding sequence ATGAGTATTAAATCAAAAATAGCATTACCGTTTGCAAAGGCTATTCGTAAACAAGTTTATAGATGGGCCAATAATCCTATAGAAACTCAAGAAAAAGTGTTTCAATATTTGATTAAAAATGCCAAGACCACCGCATTTGGAAAAGATCATAATTTTGAGAATATTAAAAATTATGAAGACTTTAAAAAGCAAGTTCCTGTGAATGATTACGAAGGAATAAGAGCTTATGTAGATAGAATTGTGGCAGGAGAATCTGATGTATTATGGAAAGGTCGTCCTTTGTATTACGCAAAAACCTCTGGAACAACTTCGGGGGCAAAATATATTCCTATCACTAAAGAGTCAATGCCTACACATATAAAGGCTGCTCGTAATGCTTTGTTGTTTTATATAGCAGAAACAGGAGATGCTTCTTTTGTTGATGGTAAAATGATGTTTTTACAAGGAAGTCCTGTGTTGTCTGATTTAAAAGGAGTTAAGTTAGGACGTTTAAGTGGTATTGCAGCCCATTATGTGCCTTCTTATTTACAAAAAAACAGATTGCCTAGTTGGGAGACGAACTGTATTGAAGATTGGGAAACTAAGGTAAATGCTGTTGTTGAAGAAACAGTAAATGAAGACATGTCTGTAATTAGTGGAATTCCATCTTGGGTACAGATGTATTTTGAAAAGTTACAAGAAAAGACAGGAAAGACTATTGCAGAATTGTTCCCTAAATTTAATTTCTTTGTTTACGGAGGGGTAAATTTTGAGCCTTATAAAAGCAAGTTCGAAAGTTTAATTGGAAAGAAAATTGACTATGTAGAATTATACCCTGCATCCGAAGGTTTTATTGCTTATCAAGATTCTCAAACAGAAAAGGGAATGTTATTGCAGTTAAATAGCGGTATTTTTTATGAGTTTATTCCTGCGGATCAATTTTTTGAAGAAAATCCACCGCGTTTGTCTATTGGCGAAGTTCAGTTAGGAGTAAATTATGTAATTATATTAAATACTACAGCAGGGCTATGGGGATACAATATTGGTGATACTGTTGAGTTTACCACTTTAGCTCCTTATAGAATAAAAGTAACGGGTAGAATTAAACATTTTATTTCTGCTTTTGGAGAACATGTAATTGGTAAAGAAGTAGAGAAGGCTTTAAATGATGCTATTATAGAAACCGATGTAACGGTGAGTGAGTTTACAGTTGCTCCTCAAGTTACACCAGAAAATGGTTTGCCTTATCACGAATGGTTTATAGAGTTTGAAAATGAACCAAAAGATATGGAGGCATTTGCAGCCAAGATTGATAAATCTATGCAAGAACAAAACATTTACTATTTAGATTTAATTACAGGTAGTGTGTTAAGACCATTGGTGGTTACTAAGGTAAAAAAAGGAGGGTTTCATGAGTATATGAAGTCTATTGGTAAATTTGGTGGACAAAATAAAATCCCTCAATTATCTGATAACCGTAAAATAGCAGATGTATTACAAAATTTTAAAGCTTAA